A genomic stretch from Aedes albopictus strain Foshan chromosome 2, AalbF5, whole genome shotgun sequence includes:
- the LOC134286810 gene encoding uncharacterized protein LOC134286810, with translation MNGAQTACNFELNTRKKLPPQIRLDWARYKRKLRKTKLSTFSRWIYNLAEDVNVVFEPQCRGNKTQEFARGVRKEKYVSTHAEVPVTDRYQQARQTQQSAVVGSGESKPCPACKSDCKCLAKCKRFLDLSYEAKWATVRGFNFCRKCLRQHKGGCNSGECGKNGCTFKHHVLLHRDLAVPGASSSVTSNRCGSSKQNEERNVNTHQSSTGPGSFRYLPVTLYGDGVHVRCYAFLDDGSELTLIDQQLAEDLKLSGTVLPLCLKWTGGTHRYESDSQSINVEICGKDGKRTLLQDVRTVEELQLPYQSLDMDQLSERHGYLRGLPVGSYCNVRPRILIGLKHANLMLVRRSREGKMGEPIAVKTNLGWTVYGGWASQYSSSTASHTYHICSCNEPGLTHLNQMVKDYFSMESLVVQPSLVGRLSTDDERAMALLESRTHFNGERYEAGLLWRSDKIRLPDNKAVAVRRWRCLEKRMEKDTELASILHEKIAEYRSKNYIRKLTSEELSTKYERVWYLPIFPVYNPNKPGKVRIVWDAAAQAYGISLNSVLLTGPDQLASLVGILYQFREHRIGVCADIREMFHQVDINPEDQQCQRFLWRDRDEHGDPSIYVMQVMTFGASCSPATAQFVKNKNAERFEEEYPTAVAVIKKRHYVDDMVFSVETEQEAVELAESVRFIHMEGGFEIRNWVSNSPLVLSTMNGEESTEKDLNISAEMASQKILGMWWDTKDDVFKYKICWTRFDSALLDGSRCPTKREILRTLMTIYDPLGLIDHFLVLLKILLQEVWRANVDWDERIPDNLFEKWRDWLQLLPEVENLRIPRCYRQVVSSLGAASVEVHVFVDASESAMAAAVFLRLVEGNQVECSLIAAKTRVAPLKYTSIPRLELQAAVFGCRLAKNVIGNLTVNISKCTYWTDSRNVLCWLRADHKRYSAFVGSRVSEIQESTDVREWRWVPTRSNVADDGTRWRDRIDLSASSRWFKAPEFLMQAEEDWPTLPQKLLSTEEEMRPSLLLHFKVPEPAIDVGRFSSWRRLLAVTGYVLRFCLNLQRRRSQHPLRTGPLSSEELRGAEEYHYRQAQRDVYQDEVAALETKESTTKRIPKASSLYKLSPFVDESGVMRMKGRTTVCAYLHSDAKNPVILPPKHPVTSLILVHYHEKFLHRNYEIVVNEVRQKYSIFRLRQALAAIRRNCQWCKNRDVLPQPPEMADLPAARLSAYTRPFAHVGVDYFGPIEVTVGRRVEKRWGVLLTCLTVRAVHIEVAHSLTTNSCIMALRNFTARRGTPVSFYSDRGTNFAGANRELQETMEAVNQSQLMREFITSSTAWQFNPPAAPHMGGSWERLIQSVKRNLVEVLHARRPTDEELRNALTEIEGVLNARPLTHVPIDDEAAPALTPNHFLLGSSDGSKPLSLVDADTAALRRGHPTSQWLANLFWKRWVRDYLPDITRRTKWHEKAKPLQVGDIVVIVDQEHPRNCWPKGRVIGVTSRGGQTRKATVQTVGGIYERPTVKLAVLDVRRETENVGRIWISSMIVASGDNFMAE, from the exons ATGAACGGAGCTCAAACAGCATGCAATTTTGAACTCAATACTCG GAAAAAGTTGCCACCGCAAATCAGACTGGACTGGGCCCGATACAAGAGGAAGTTGCGGAAAACGAAGCTGTCCACGTTTAGCCGGTGGATATACAACCTGGCGGAGGATGTGAACGTGGTCTTCGAACCGCAGTGCCGTGGAAACAAGACGCAGGAGTTCGCGAGAGGAGTTCGTAAGGAGAAGTACGTGAGCACCCACGCTGAAGTGCCGGTCACGGATAGGTATCAGCAAGCCCGCCAAACTCAGCAGTCAGCAGTCGTAGGGAGCGGAGAATCGAAACCCTGCCCGGCCTGCAAGAGTGATTGCAAGTGTCTGGCAAAATGCAAGAGATTCCTGGATTTGTCGTACGAGGCGAAATGGGCCACTGTTCGCGGCTTCAATTTCTGTCGCAAGTGTCTTCGGCAACATAAAGGTGGCTGCAATTCCGGAGAATGTGGAAAGAACGGTTGCACGTTCAAGCACCACGTATTACTCCACAGAGACTTAGCCGTACCCGGCGCATCGAGCAGTGTTACATCCAACAGATGTGGGTCTTCAAAGCAGAACGAAGAACGCAATGTCAATACGCACCAATCATCAACAGGTCCAGGATCGTTCCGGTACCTGCCGGTAACTCTGTATGGCGACGGAGTGCACGTGAGATGTTACGCCTTTTTAGACGATGGGTCAGAGTTGACACTCATCGATCAGCAGCTTGCGGAGGATCTTAAGCTTTCTGGAACAGTTCTGCCCCTCTGCCTGAAATGGACGGGAGGTACCCATCGCTACGAATCCGACTCACAGAGTATCAACGTCGAAATATGCGGAAAGGATGGAAAGCGGACGTTATTGCAGGACGTGAGGACTGTCGAAGAGCTGCAACTGCCGTACCAGTCACTAGATATGGACCAACTCTCGGAGCGGCACGGTTACCTGCGTGGTCTGCCCGTGGGCTCGTATTGTAACGTTCGTCCACGAATACTGATTGGATTGAAGCATGCCAACCTAATGCTGGTGCGAAGGAGTCGTGAAGGCAAGATGGGTGAGCCAATCGCCGTCAAAACCAATCTTGGCTGGACTGTATACGGTGGCTGGGCATCGCAGTACTCTTCGAGTACAGCCAGTCATACGTACCACATCTGCTCCTGCAACGAACCAGGCCTGACGCATCTGAATCAGATGGTGAAAGATTACTTCTCCATGGAGAGTTTGGTAGTTCAACCGAGCCTCGTTGGGCGGCTTTCTACAGACGATGAACGCGCTATGGCTCTTCTGGAATCTCGCACTCACTTCAACGGAGAACGTTACGAAGCAGGCCTGTTATGGCGGTCCGACAAAATCCGTCTGCCGGACAACAAAGCAGTTGCAGTTCGTCGTTGGAGATGCTTGGAAAAACGCATGGAGAAGGACACGGAGTTAGCGAGCATCCTGCATGAAAAGATTGCGGAATACAGATCGAAAAACTACATCCGCAAGCTAACGTCAGAGGAGCTGTCAACAAAATACGAGCGGGTATGGTACTTGCCTATTTTTCCGGTGTACAATCCGAATAAGCCAGGCAAGGTCCGGATTGTGTGGGACGCTGCCGCCCAAGCATACGGGATATCACTGAATTCGGTGCTCCTCACTGGCCCAGACCAGTTAGCGTCTCTTGTGGGCATCCTGTACCAATTCCGTGAGCATCGAATAGGCGTTTGTGCCGACATCCGTGAGATGTTCCATCAGGTCGACATCAATCCTGAGGACCAGCAATGTCAGCGTTTTCTTTGGCGTGACCGCGACGAACACGGTGATCCAAGCATCTACGTCATGCAGGTAATGACATTCGGGGCGAGCTGTTCTCCTGCCACAGCCCAGTTTGTGAAGAACAAGAACGCCGAAAGATTCGAAGAAGAATATCCAACAGCGGTAGCGGTCATCAAAAAACGACACTACGTGGATGACATGGTTTTCAGCGTTGAAACGGAGCAAGAAGCAGTTGAACTGGCGGAGTCGGTGCGTTTCATCCACATGGAGGGTGGATTTGAAATCCGCAATTGGGTTTCCAATTCTCCGTTGGTGCTTTCCACTATGAATGGAGAAGAGTCAACGGAAAAGGACCTGAACATATCTGCGGAGATGGCGAGTCAAAAAATCCTCGGAATGTGGTGGGATACGAAGGACGACgtgttcaaatataaaatatgCTGGACCAGATTTGATTCGGCGCTGCTTGATGGAAGTCGTTGCCCTACTAAACGGGAGATCCTTCGGACGCTGATGACCATATACGACCCTCTAGGTCTCATCGATCACTTCCTGGTCTTGTTGAAAATCTTGCTACAGGAGGTTTGGCGTGCTAACGTTGACTGGGACGAACGAATCCCCGACAACCTGTTCGAGAAGTGGCGTGACTGGCTGCAATTGCTACCCGAGGTAGAGAATTTACGGATTCCTAGGTGTTACCGGCAAGTTGTTTCATCTTTGGGCGCAGCTTCCGTGGAAGTTCACGTATTCGTTGACGCAAGCGAAAGTGCAATGGCAGCGGCAGTGTTCTTGCGACTCGTAGAAGGGAATCAAGTGGAATGTTCGCTGATTGCTGCAAAGACTCGCGTAGCACCCTTGAAGTACACCTCCATTCCACGATTAGAACTGCAGGCTGCAGTCTTCGGGTGTAGATTGGCGAAGAACGTTATAGGAAATCTGACGGTGAATATCTCCAAGTGTACCTACTGGACTGACTCCCGAAACGTTCTGTGCTGGTTAAGAGCTGATCATAAACGTTACAGTGCTTTCGTCGGGTCAAGGGTAAGCGAAATACAGGAATCGACAGACGTCCGTGAGTGGAGATGGGTTCCGACTCGTTCTAACGTTGCTGATGATGGGACTAGATGGCGAGATCGGATCGACTTGTCTGCGAGTAGTAGGTGGTTCAAAGCACCAGAATTCTTGATGCAAGCGGAAGAAGACTGGCCAACACTTCCGCAAAAGTTGCTTTCCACTGAGGAAGAAATGCGACCCAGCTTATTGCTCCACTTCAAAGTTCCCGAACCTGCGATAGATGTGGGAAGATTTTCGAGTTGGCGGCGATTGCTAGCGGTGACTGGATACGTCCTTCGATTCTGCTTGAACCTTCAACGTCGTCGTAGTCAGCATCCACTCAGAACTGGACCGTTATCTAGCGAAGAGCTTCGAGGAGCGGAAGAATACCATTATCGGCAAGCGCAACGAGATGTGTACCAGGACGAAGTCGCAGCGTTGGAGACAAAAGAATCAACTACCAAGCGTATTCCAAAAGCGAGCTCACTTTACAAGTTGAGCCCGTTCGTTGACGAATCCGGCGTAATGAGGATGAAGGGAAGAACCACTGTGTGTGCGTATTTGCACAGTGACGCCAAGAATCCTGTTATTCTACCTCCAAAGCATCCAGTAACATCATTAATATTAGTCCATTAccacgaaaagtttttgcaccgcAACTACGAGATAGTAGTGAACGAAGTCCGCCAGAAGTACAGCATCTTTCGCCTGAGACAAGCGCTTGCTGCGATCCGTAGAAACTGCCAATGGTGTAAAAACCGGGACGTTCTTCCTCAACCGCCAGAAATGGCAGATCTTCCTGCGGCCCGGCTGTCTGCGTACACGAGGCCATTCGCACACGTTGGGGTGGATTATTTTGGTCCAATTGAGGTGACGGTAGGTCGAAGGGTCGAGAAAAGATGGGGGGTTCTACTGACTTGTTTAACGGTAAGGGCCGTTCATATTGAGGTAGCGCACTCTTTGACAACAAATTCCTGCATAATGGCATTGAGGAATTTCACCGCACGTAGAGGTACACCGGTTAGCTTCTACAGCGACAGGGGTACCAATTTTGCGGGCGCCAACCGGGAGCTTCAGGAAACCATGGAAGCGGTCAACCAGAGCCAGCTGATGCGTGAGTTTATCACCTCATCTACTGCTTGGCAGTTCAACCCACCGGCCGCACCCCACATGGGCGGCAGTTGGGAGAGGCTTATCCAATCGGTCAAGCGAAACCTGGTGGAAGTTCTACATGCGCGGCGACCAACCGATGAAGAGCTGCGCAATGCGTTGACGGAAATAGAAGGCGTGCTAAACGCACGTCCTTTGACTCACGTGCCAATTGATGACGAAGCGGCTCCAGCGTTAACCCCCAACCACTTCCTGTTGGGTTCATCCGACGGTTCCAAACCTTTGTCTCTGGTTGATGCGGATACTGCTGCACTACGGCGAGGTCACCCAACCTCCCAATGGTTGGCAAATCTATTTTGGAAGCGTTGGGTCAGGGATTACCTGCCCGACATAACACGGCGAACAAAATGGCACGAGAAGGCGAAACCTCTTCAGGTAGGTGACATAGTAGTTATCGTGGACCAGGAGCACCCCAGAAACTGTTGGCCCAAGGGACGAGTCATCGGAGTGACCAGCAGAGGAGGACAAACTCGTAAGGCCACCGTACAAACCGTTGGTGGGATCTACGAGCGACCAACAGTGAAACTCGCGGTGTTGGATGTTCGGCGCGAGACTGA